One part of the Sorangiineae bacterium MSr11954 genome encodes these proteins:
- the fabD gene encoding ACP S-malonyltransferase has product MGFGLFDRFGDYVEKADRILGYSIAELCLDDPEHQLHRTQYTQPALYVVNALSYLQYEQENGPPDFVAGHSLGEYNALLVASVFDFETGLRLVKKRGELMATAQGGGMAAVVGLSLEQIRETLAREGHADIDVANFNAPDQNVISGPRDSIERAKKAFAEAGANLYVELKVSSAFHSRYMAPARREFEAFLAGFELKPPRMAVISNVEAREYSDGRAHALLAEQLTGSVRFVESIQGLLRRGVTSFHEVGPGNVLQRLVDKIKKAPLPAETPARRDVVAQTVEPARLAVEPARREVVAHAVEPARVIGSEALGSPWFRSAYDVRYAYVAGSLDAGVTSPALVQAMAAKGFLAFFGAASLPVDRVIDAIAAIRRGVGNRTFGVGIAHETSHPEEEEALVDALMGAGVTALEVRGFIGVTRALVRYRAHGLGRGVRRRILARASRPEIIEAFLAPAPESLLAKLVQEGAISSQDAAIARTLPMCDDICVDIESGWLADYGTPEVLLPLALAFRDIAAATHGYAQKPRVGMGGIGTPVAAASAFLLGAEFVLSGVVNAATVEAATSNAAKDLLERMGVQDTDFAPCPDRFELGGKIRVLKRGAMFAARATKLYELYRHHESIESLDERTRRQLEERIFHRSLDDVWNDVERRLEPAERARLERQPRQKMAAIFRSYLLDGRRRALEGDPNHVVDYLIPAAPSLGAFNEWARGTKLERWRDRTAVQVAGAILDGAADFIATRFRIMLPADAVAAKPARARANGSVVHEM; this is encoded by the coding sequence ATGGGCTTCGGCCTATTCGATCGATTCGGGGATTACGTCGAAAAGGCGGACCGTATTCTCGGCTACTCCATCGCCGAGCTGTGCCTCGACGATCCCGAGCACCAACTCCATCGAACGCAGTACACGCAGCCGGCCCTCTACGTGGTGAATGCGCTTTCGTATCTTCAGTACGAGCAGGAAAATGGGCCGCCCGATTTCGTAGCTGGCCATAGCCTCGGGGAGTACAACGCCCTCTTGGTCGCCTCCGTCTTCGACTTCGAGACAGGCCTCCGCCTGGTGAAGAAACGCGGCGAGCTGATGGCGACGGCGCAGGGCGGCGGGATGGCCGCCGTCGTCGGTCTCTCGCTCGAGCAGATCCGGGAGACGCTCGCGCGTGAGGGCCATGCGGACATCGACGTGGCGAATTTCAACGCTCCCGACCAGAATGTCATTTCGGGACCGCGCGACTCGATCGAAAGGGCCAAGAAGGCGTTTGCGGAGGCGGGGGCAAACCTTTACGTCGAGCTCAAAGTTAGCAGCGCGTTTCACTCGCGCTATATGGCGCCTGCGCGGCGTGAGTTCGAAGCGTTCCTCGCGGGGTTCGAGCTGAAGCCTCCGCGGATGGCCGTCATTTCGAACGTGGAGGCGAGGGAGTACTCGGACGGGCGCGCGCACGCGCTGCTCGCGGAGCAGCTCACGGGCTCGGTTCGGTTCGTCGAATCCATCCAAGGGCTGCTCCGCCGCGGCGTGACGAGCTTCCACGAGGTAGGACCCGGCAACGTGCTCCAACGTCTCGTCGATAAGATCAAGAAGGCGCCGCTGCCGGCCGAGACGCCGGCGCGTCGCGACGTGGTCGCGCAAACTGTCGAACCGGCGCGTCTCGCCGTCGAACCGGCGCGTCGCGAAGTGGTCGCGCATGCCGTCGAACCGGCGCGTGTCATCGGCTCCGAAGCATTGGGCTCCCCATGGTTCCGTTCGGCGTACGACGTCCGCTACGCCTATGTCGCGGGATCGCTGGACGCGGGCGTGACGTCCCCCGCCCTCGTGCAAGCCATGGCCGCGAAGGGGTTCCTCGCATTCTTCGGCGCGGCATCCCTGCCGGTCGATCGCGTGATCGACGCCATCGCGGCCATCCGTCGCGGCGTTGGAAATCGGACCTTCGGCGTCGGAATTGCCCATGAGACCTCGCACCCCGAGGAGGAGGAGGCCCTCGTCGATGCCCTGATGGGCGCGGGTGTTACCGCCCTCGAAGTGCGGGGCTTCATCGGGGTCACCCGCGCGCTCGTACGCTATCGAGCGCACGGCCTTGGACGCGGTGTCCGGCGTCGGATCCTGGCCCGTGCGTCGCGGCCCGAGATCATCGAGGCCTTCTTGGCCCCGGCGCCGGAGAGCCTGCTCGCCAAGCTGGTTCAGGAAGGCGCCATTTCATCTCAGGACGCGGCCATCGCGCGCACCCTGCCGATGTGCGATGACATCTGCGTGGATATCGAGTCCGGCTGGCTCGCGGACTACGGCACCCCCGAAGTCCTATTGCCTTTGGCCCTCGCCTTTCGCGATATCGCCGCGGCCACCCATGGATATGCGCAGAAGCCACGGGTCGGGATGGGCGGCATCGGTACACCCGTCGCTGCAGCCTCGGCGTTCCTGTTGGGGGCCGAGTTCGTCCTGTCCGGCGTCGTCAACGCGGCCACCGTCGAGGCCGCGACCAGCAACGCGGCAAAAGACCTCCTCGAGAGGATGGGGGTACAGGACACCGACTTTGCACCGTGCCCCGACAGGTTCGAGTTGGGAGGAAAGATCCGCGTCCTCAAGCGTGGCGCCATGTTCGCCGCGCGCGCGACCAAACTCTACGAGCTCTATCGTCACCATGAATCGATCGAGAGCCTGGATGAGCGCACCCGCCGCCAGCTCGAGGAGAGGATCTTCCATCGATCGCTCGACGATGTCTGGAATGATGTGGAGCGCAGGCTCGAACCGGCCGAGCGCGCGCGACTCGAACGTCAGCCGCGGCAGAAGATGGCCGCTATCTTTCGGTCGTATCTGCTCGATGGTCGAAGGCGTGCTCTCGAAGGCGATCCGAACCACGTCGTCGACTACCTGATCCCCGCGGCACCTTCGCTCGGAGCCTTCAACGAGTGGGCTCGGGGGACGAAGCTCGAACGATGGCGGGATCGGACCGCCGTCCAAGTTGCCGGCGCGATCCTCGATGGCGCGGCCGACTTCATCGCCACGCGCTTCCGAATCATGCTCCCTGCCGACGCGGTCGCGGCGAAGCCGGCACGGGCACGGGCAAACGGCAGTGTCGTGCACGAGATGTGA
- a CDS encoding outer membrane lipoprotein-sorting protein yields the protein MRIITWLLAVFGISVWLLLPPRTSQAAPANDVGAILDHVDDLYRGSSSHSTLTMHVVTAHSTRDLDIEQWTKGTDKFLMRILGPEKERGISTLMSGSNIWNYFPKVDQLTKLSPSMMGASWMGSHISNNELVKRSRMRNDFIPTKTFEGTRDGQAVIELTLLPKPDAAVVWGKIVLLIKVSDHNPTKAFYFDEGKKLAQTVIFSAERPFSGRSLPSSMKFVPADKPNEYTEIRWNVLEFDVNVADDKFSQRSLQK from the coding sequence ATGCGCATCATCACCTGGCTGCTGGCCGTTTTTGGAATCTCCGTATGGCTGCTCCTCCCGCCGCGCACGAGTCAAGCCGCGCCCGCGAACGATGTGGGCGCGATCCTCGACCATGTCGACGATCTGTATCGCGGCAGCTCGAGCCACAGCACCTTGACCATGCACGTCGTGACGGCGCACTCCACGCGCGATCTCGACATCGAGCAGTGGACAAAGGGGACCGACAAGTTCCTGATGCGAATCCTCGGCCCCGAAAAGGAGCGCGGAATTTCGACGCTCATGTCGGGCAGCAATATTTGGAACTACTTTCCAAAGGTCGATCAGCTCACCAAACTTTCCCCCTCCATGATGGGCGCGTCCTGGATGGGCAGCCATATCTCGAACAACGAGCTCGTAAAGCGCTCGCGCATGCGCAATGACTTCATCCCCACCAAGACGTTCGAAGGCACCCGCGACGGTCAAGCGGTCATCGAGCTCACGCTCCTTCCCAAGCCCGACGCGGCGGTGGTCTGGGGGAAGATCGTCTTGTTGATCAAGGTGAGCGACCACAACCCGACAAAAGCCTTCTATTTCGATGAAGGGAAGAAGCTCGCGCAGACCGTGATCTTCTCGGCGGAGAGGCCGTTCAGCGGCCGGAGCCTCCCCAGCTCGATGAAGTTCGTCCCGGCAGACAAGCCGAACGAGTACACCGAAATCCGCTGGAACGTGCTCGAGTTCGACGTGAACGTCGCGGACGACAAATTTTCGCAGCGCAGCCTTCAGAAGTGA
- a CDS encoding FtsX-like permease family protein: protein MASGMMEQMSRSIVDLGFGEVQVHATEYMVARSIHETVQGAPEILSRAREHGVSAAPRAFGPALLSMNEHAAGGQIWGVDPAAERELGELPKHLLRGAFLGEGNHRRRVVLGAKIARTLGADIGSRVAIIVGAVDGSVSTDMYEVEGILKPVTEMIDGTAVIMRADDFGEMFANGGGVHEIALSSHGRLSPEAVAALVGGVSRGQDVRTWRKLLPAAAGAVDMVGGSTAIVGMIFLFAAALGVLNTMLMASFERIPEFGVIRALGATPGRIVRDVAREAFLLGLVGTVVGAAFGGVIAALAQHYGINLGSVSMSGVEMSVWRPKLSLAAIVVPIAAMWVAALGASLYPAWKAGGLNPIQAMNHI, encoded by the coding sequence ATGGCGAGCGGGATGATGGAACAAATGAGCCGCAGCATCGTCGACCTCGGGTTCGGTGAGGTCCAGGTGCACGCGACCGAGTACATGGTCGCGCGATCGATCCACGAGACCGTGCAAGGCGCCCCCGAGATCCTTTCGCGCGCGCGCGAACATGGAGTATCCGCCGCCCCTCGTGCGTTTGGTCCGGCGCTCCTCTCCATGAACGAGCACGCCGCGGGCGGTCAAATCTGGGGGGTCGATCCCGCCGCCGAGAGGGAGCTCGGTGAGCTCCCGAAGCACCTCCTTCGCGGTGCCTTCCTCGGCGAGGGGAACCACCGCAGGCGCGTCGTCCTCGGGGCCAAGATCGCCAGGACGTTGGGCGCCGATATCGGCTCGCGCGTCGCCATCATCGTCGGCGCCGTGGACGGATCGGTCAGCACGGACATGTACGAAGTCGAAGGTATTCTCAAGCCGGTGACCGAGATGATCGACGGCACGGCCGTCATCATGCGGGCCGACGATTTCGGTGAGATGTTCGCGAATGGCGGCGGGGTGCACGAGATCGCGCTCTCGTCGCATGGGCGTCTCTCTCCCGAGGCCGTCGCGGCGCTCGTCGGGGGCGTCTCCCGGGGCCAGGACGTCCGAACGTGGCGGAAGCTCCTTCCGGCGGCCGCCGGCGCCGTCGACATGGTCGGAGGGTCCACGGCCATCGTGGGCATGATCTTCCTCTTCGCGGCCGCGCTCGGAGTGCTCAACACCATGCTCATGGCATCGTTCGAGCGAATCCCCGAGTTCGGCGTCATTCGCGCCCTCGGGGCTACGCCGGGTCGCATCGTCCGCGACGTCGCGCGCGAGGCGTTCCTCCTCGGCCTCGTCGGGACGGTGGTGGGGGCGGCCTTCGGTGGGGTGATCGCCGCCTTGGCGCAGCACTACGGCATCAACCTCGGGAGCGTATCGATGTCCGGTGTCGAGATGAGCGTCTGGCGCCCGAAGCTGTCTCTCGCGGCCATCGTGGTCCCGATCGCGGCCATGTGGGTCGCGGCGCTGGGCGCGTCACTCTATCCGGCATGGAAGGCGGGCGGGCTGAATCCCATCCAAGCGATGAACCACATATGA
- a CDS encoding ABC transporter permease encodes MKPRGEKLVVFKLAWRSLWRNKRRTLITLSSIALGLAFAVFFASFVTGMHKRTIGDMTRMLAGHITVEHAKFREDPAAGWFVPSIARVQSLASTYPEIEIVKPIVLAQAMVSVANGSSGAVLMGVDPRVEAEVSLFAHRIVKGRYLAPDDAKGVLIGKRLSERLKLDLDSKVVLTTVDAHGESSDTLLRVIGIFETASDEIDLGILQVTLATAQKILALEPDQATQVGLVLSDWNTQTRVLEGLRRDLAGPLVSVRPWQDLMPQIASWLLMSGTITRVLGIIIIVLVTATILNTILMSVLERSREFAVLLALGTPPRLLRSQVMTESIILGILGSAAGALLGGGCALFFATRGIDLAWASGGEFSVGGFAVDLKIRTYLDPSNLVFLAVMVFVFTVMAGVWPAVRSTRIDLARALRLR; translated from the coding sequence ATGAAGCCCCGCGGAGAGAAACTGGTCGTCTTCAAGCTCGCGTGGCGAAGCCTCTGGCGCAACAAACGGCGCACGCTCATCACGTTGTCGTCGATCGCTCTGGGGCTGGCGTTCGCCGTATTTTTTGCGAGCTTCGTCACGGGGATGCATAAACGAACGATCGGCGACATGACGCGCATGCTCGCCGGGCACATCACGGTGGAGCACGCGAAGTTCCGCGAAGATCCGGCGGCGGGGTGGTTCGTCCCCAGCATCGCCAGGGTCCAGAGCCTGGCATCGACGTATCCGGAGATCGAGATCGTCAAGCCCATCGTCCTCGCCCAAGCGATGGTCAGCGTCGCCAATGGCTCGTCCGGCGCGGTGTTGATGGGCGTCGACCCCCGGGTCGAGGCGGAGGTCTCGCTCTTCGCCCATCGCATCGTCAAAGGACGCTATCTCGCGCCCGACGACGCCAAGGGCGTGCTCATTGGCAAACGTCTCTCCGAGCGGCTGAAGCTCGATCTGGACTCCAAGGTCGTGCTCACGACGGTCGACGCGCACGGTGAATCGAGCGACACCCTCTTGCGCGTCATTGGCATCTTCGAGACGGCCTCCGATGAGATTGACCTCGGTATTCTCCAGGTCACCTTGGCTACGGCGCAGAAGATCCTCGCCCTCGAGCCCGACCAGGCGACGCAGGTGGGGCTCGTTTTGTCGGACTGGAATACGCAAACCAGAGTGCTCGAGGGGCTGCGCCGCGATTTGGCCGGCCCCCTGGTCTCCGTCCGTCCCTGGCAAGACCTGATGCCCCAGATCGCGAGCTGGCTCCTCATGAGCGGCACCATCACACGCGTACTTGGGATCATCATCATCGTTCTGGTGACGGCGACCATTCTGAACACCATCCTGATGAGCGTCCTCGAGAGGAGTCGTGAGTTTGCCGTCCTGCTCGCGCTGGGGACGCCCCCGCGCCTCCTGCGAAGCCAGGTGATGACCGAATCCATCATCTTGGGCATCCTCGGGAGCGCGGCAGGGGCGCTCTTGGGCGGCGGTTGTGCGCTGTTCTTCGCCACGCGCGGCATCGATCTGGCGTGGGCATCGGGGGGTGAGTTCTCGGTGGGTGGCTTCGCCGTCGACTTGAAGATACGCACGTACCTCGATCCGTCGAATCTCGTCTTCCTCGCCGTGATGGTCTTCGTCTTCACGGTCATGGCGGGCGTCTGGCCGGCCGTGCGATCGACGCGGATCGATTTGGCGAGGGCCCTGCGATTACGCTGA
- a CDS encoding ABC transporter ATP-binding protein, which translates to MAIIQLEGVTKNYGTGVGQVRALRGVDLVIDKGEFAAICGPSGSGKSTLLNLVSGLDRATSGRVLVDDVETTKLSDAALSHLRLQKIGFVFQAYNLIPVLDALENVEYVMMLQGRDLKERRARARHVLSLVGLSGMEARFPAELSGGQQQRVAIARAIAAEPRLVLADEPTANLDAKTAASLIDLMAELNETKGITFVFSTHDPAVMRRARRCIAMTDGLVDEAGSRSGDFVAAAN; encoded by the coding sequence ATGGCCATCATCCAACTCGAAGGCGTCACCAAGAATTACGGAACGGGCGTTGGCCAAGTGAGAGCTCTGCGCGGCGTCGATCTCGTCATCGACAAAGGCGAATTTGCCGCCATCTGCGGGCCTTCGGGGTCGGGCAAGAGCACCTTGCTCAACCTGGTCAGCGGGCTCGATCGGGCCACGTCCGGGCGCGTGCTGGTCGACGATGTCGAGACCACGAAACTATCGGACGCGGCGCTCAGCCATTTGCGTCTTCAAAAGATCGGCTTCGTATTCCAGGCCTACAATCTCATCCCGGTCCTCGACGCCCTCGAGAACGTCGAATACGTCATGATGCTGCAGGGGCGCGACCTGAAGGAACGCCGCGCGCGCGCGCGCCACGTCTTGTCCCTGGTGGGATTGTCGGGCATGGAGGCTCGATTTCCCGCGGAGCTCTCGGGCGGTCAGCAGCAGCGCGTCGCCATCGCGCGAGCCATCGCCGCCGAGCCCCGCCTGGTGCTGGCGGACGAGCCGACCGCGAACCTCGATGCCAAGACGGCCGCGTCGCTCATCGACTTGATGGCCGAATTGAACGAGACGAAGGGCATCACCTTCGTGTTCTCGACCCACGATCCGGCCGTCATGCGGCGGGCCCGGCGCTGCATCGCGATGACCGATGGTCTCGTCGACGAAGCAGGTTCCCGATCGGGCGATTTCGTAGCCGCTGCAAACTGA
- a CDS encoding PfaD family polyunsaturated fatty acid/polyketide biosynthesis protein: MSKQKTVFMFSGQGSHYYQMGKELFEEHPIFRKTMLELDESFAKLAGGSVLKELYREDRKASDWFDTIRYTHPGIFMVEWALFQALRSEGIEPDCVFGVSAGEFAAAAAAGMMKVEDVARCIAKQVEVIEATCPTGAMLAVLADPTTFERIDAGGEHAEIAGVHYASHFVLSGPTEGIARVARSLDRLGTVHQKLPVSYPFHSRWVDPTRAAYCEFLSSREMRRARIPFVSCLRGDFLDALAPDHLWQMGRGPILFREAVRALETTGDEWVYVDLGPSGTLAGFVKNNAKERSPKAVVSILSPFGPATKGLERVKELAHAGRSRDAPLVRPAREDQRPPKDRLDAALPAITSETLGSRSFREAYGVKYAYACGAMYRGIASEALVVRAGKAGLLGFFGTGGLEIARIDAAIATIRKELTHSEPFGMNLVHNPSLPIVEDETVALFLARGITTIEAAAFMQVTPALARFRVAGLRRNEHGQVDARHRILAKVSRPEVAEAFLRPVPEKILDRLRRAQMVTEEQAQMAREVPMADDLCVEADSGGHTDRGNLVVLLPTMLRLRDRIAREHGWAARVRVGAAGGIGTPETAAAAFMLGADFILTGSINQCTVEAGTSDAAKDMLEGMDIQDTDYAPAGDMFELGASVQVLRKGVFFPARAKKLYELYQQHPSLDAIDPATVAQIEERYFKKSIDAVWRETKAYFTAKDPREVEKAEANPKHKMALVFRWYFGHSQRLAMAGTEGSRVDYQIHCGPALGAFNQWVRGTRLARWRDRHVDDIALTLLEATAGYLNRRTQELAR, translated from the coding sequence ATGAGCAAGCAAAAGACGGTCTTCATGTTCTCGGGGCAGGGTTCCCACTATTATCAAATGGGAAAAGAGCTCTTCGAAGAGCACCCGATCTTCCGAAAGACCATGCTCGAGCTCGACGAGTCGTTCGCGAAGCTCGCGGGCGGATCGGTCCTCAAGGAGCTCTATCGCGAGGACCGCAAAGCGAGCGACTGGTTCGACACGATTCGATACACGCACCCCGGCATCTTCATGGTGGAATGGGCGCTCTTTCAGGCCCTTCGATCCGAGGGGATCGAGCCCGATTGCGTCTTTGGTGTCAGCGCGGGCGAGTTCGCGGCCGCCGCCGCCGCGGGGATGATGAAGGTCGAGGACGTCGCCCGCTGCATCGCAAAGCAGGTCGAGGTGATCGAAGCGACGTGTCCGACCGGGGCGATGCTCGCGGTGCTCGCGGATCCCACGACCTTCGAACGGATCGACGCGGGCGGTGAACATGCCGAAATCGCGGGGGTCCATTACGCCTCGCACTTCGTGCTGTCGGGCCCCACCGAGGGCATCGCACGCGTGGCCCGCTCCCTGGATCGGCTAGGCACCGTTCATCAGAAGCTCCCTGTCAGCTATCCATTCCATTCGCGGTGGGTGGACCCGACGCGCGCCGCCTATTGCGAATTCCTTTCATCGCGTGAAATGCGACGGGCGCGGATACCCTTCGTATCGTGTTTGCGTGGCGATTTTCTCGACGCGCTCGCGCCCGATCATCTCTGGCAAATGGGGAGAGGGCCCATCCTCTTTCGCGAGGCCGTCCGAGCGCTCGAGACGACGGGGGATGAATGGGTCTACGTGGATCTCGGCCCGTCGGGCACGCTCGCGGGCTTCGTCAAGAACAATGCAAAAGAGAGATCACCGAAGGCCGTCGTGAGCATCTTGAGCCCCTTCGGGCCCGCGACGAAGGGGCTCGAGCGGGTGAAGGAGCTCGCGCATGCGGGCCGGTCCCGTGACGCGCCGCTCGTTCGCCCCGCACGCGAGGACCAAAGGCCGCCCAAGGATCGTTTGGATGCTGCGCTCCCGGCGATCACCTCCGAGACGCTCGGGAGCCGCTCGTTTCGCGAGGCTTATGGGGTCAAGTACGCGTATGCGTGCGGCGCCATGTACCGCGGCATCGCCTCCGAGGCGCTGGTGGTCCGCGCCGGGAAGGCGGGCCTCCTCGGATTTTTCGGTACCGGAGGCCTCGAGATCGCGCGGATCGATGCCGCCATCGCGACCATTCGAAAGGAGCTTACCCACTCCGAGCCGTTCGGAATGAACCTCGTTCACAACCCGAGCCTCCCCATCGTGGAAGACGAGACGGTGGCTCTCTTTCTCGCGCGTGGAATCACGACGATCGAGGCGGCCGCGTTCATGCAGGTGACCCCCGCCCTCGCGCGCTTCCGAGTCGCGGGGCTCCGGCGCAACGAGCACGGGCAGGTGGACGCGCGCCATCGCATCCTGGCCAAGGTCTCTCGGCCGGAGGTCGCCGAAGCGTTTCTCCGGCCGGTCCCGGAGAAGATCCTCGACCGCCTGCGGCGTGCCCAAATGGTCACCGAGGAGCAGGCGCAGATGGCACGCGAGGTGCCGATGGCCGACGACCTCTGCGTCGAGGCCGACTCGGGCGGCCACACCGATCGAGGCAACCTCGTCGTGCTCCTGCCCACCATGCTCCGGCTGCGCGATCGCATCGCGCGCGAGCACGGGTGGGCGGCGCGCGTGCGCGTCGGTGCGGCAGGCGGCATCGGCACCCCGGAGACGGCGGCGGCAGCGTTCATGTTGGGGGCCGATTTCATCCTCACCGGTTCGATCAATCAATGCACGGTGGAAGCCGGTACGAGCGACGCAGCCAAGGACATGCTCGAAGGGATGGATATCCAGGATACGGACTATGCGCCCGCGGGCGACATGTTCGAGCTCGGCGCGAGCGTGCAGGTGCTCCGGAAGGGGGTCTTCTTTCCAGCCCGCGCCAAGAAACTCTATGAGCTCTACCAGCAGCATCCATCGCTCGACGCGATCGATCCGGCGACGGTGGCACAAATCGAAGAGCGCTATTTCAAAAAGAGCATCGACGCCGTGTGGCGCGAGACGAAAGCATACTTCACGGCAAAGGATCCGCGTGAGGTCGAAAAGGCGGAGGCCAATCCGAAGCACAAAATGGCCCTCGTGTTCCGCTGGTACTTCGGCCACAGCCAGCGGCTCGCCATGGCCGGCACGGAGGGGAGCCGTGTCGACTATCAGATCCACTGCGGGCCCGCGCTGGGTGCGTTCAACCAGTGGGTCCGCGGCACGAGGCTGGCGCGGTGGCGCGACCGTCATGTCGACGACATCGCGCTGACATTGCTCGAAGCCACGGCCGGATACCTGAATCGCCGTACGCAGGAGCTCGCGCGATGA